In Epinephelus lanceolatus isolate andai-2023 chromosome 16, ASM4190304v1, whole genome shotgun sequence, one DNA window encodes the following:
- the s100s gene encoding S100 calcium binding protein S isoform X1: MPDTIMSKEPSSNLESAMQMLIKTFHKYSGKEGDKYTLSRGELKELLLEELGTYLGGSKDNEAVEKVMNDLDANNDGEVDFTEFIILMGALTVACNDFFLDCKTDEKPKDDKGESAEKKA; encoded by the exons ATGCCGGACACAAT CATGTCCAAGGAGCCCAGTTCCAACCTGGAGAGTGCCATGCAGATGCTCATAAAGACCTTCCACAAGTACTCTGGGAAGGAGGGCGACAAGTACACGCTGAGCAGAGGGGAACTGAAGGAGCTGCTACTAGAGGAGCTGGGGACTTACTTAGGG GGCTCCAAAGATAATGAAGCGGTTGAGAAGGTGATGAACGACTTGGACGCCAACAACGACGGGGAGGTGGACTTCACTGAGTTCATCATCCTGATGGGCGCCCTCACCGTCGCCTGCAACGACTTCTTCCTGGATTGCAAGACAGATGAGAAACCGAAAGACGACAAAGGCGAGTCGGCGGAGAAGAAAGCTTGA
- the s100s gene encoding S100 calcium binding protein S isoform X2, which translates to MSKEPSSNLESAMQMLIKTFHKYSGKEGDKYTLSRGELKELLLEELGTYLGGSKDNEAVEKVMNDLDANNDGEVDFTEFIILMGALTVACNDFFLDCKTDEKPKDDKGESAEKKA; encoded by the exons ATGTCCAAGGAGCCCAGTTCCAACCTGGAGAGTGCCATGCAGATGCTCATAAAGACCTTCCACAAGTACTCTGGGAAGGAGGGCGACAAGTACACGCTGAGCAGAGGGGAACTGAAGGAGCTGCTACTAGAGGAGCTGGGGACTTACTTAGGG GGCTCCAAAGATAATGAAGCGGTTGAGAAGGTGATGAACGACTTGGACGCCAACAACGACGGGGAGGTGGACTTCACTGAGTTCATCATCCTGATGGGCGCCCTCACCGTCGCCTGCAACGACTTCTTCCTGGATTGCAAGACAGATGAGAAACCGAAAGACGACAAAGGCGAGTCGGCGGAGAAGAAAGCTTGA
- the s100u gene encoding S100 calcium binding protein U: MEAAIQTMVKVFLKSTKGKESLGKSQFQSLVKNQLSNILADTDSKEAVNNMGQGLDANQDGKVGFEEYLKLVGYLAVSLSDQRSLAKEEPAQNAASGQVAQSTPEKEEEKPEANAEPKVEAKPEANEESKVEVVTVVKVVEENADGKVETMVEVKSEVEADPEAIKEAEKQAAAVAEAAAAAGVVVKEEEKKEETEKVVEAVEKLPAAVEEEVEKKTEEATS; this comes from the exons ATGGAGGCTGCTATTCAGACCATGGTGAAGGTCTTCCTGAAGTCAACCAAAGGAAAGGAGAGTCTAGGAAAGAGTCAATTCCAGAGCCTTGTCAAGAACCAGCTCTCCAACATCCTTGCG GACACAGACAGCAAGGAGGCGGTCAACAACATGGGCCAGGGACTGGATGCCAACCAGGATGGCAAGGTCGGTTTTGAGGAGTACCTGAAGCTGGTCGGCTACCTGGCAGTCTCGCTCAGCGATCAGCGCAGCCTCGCCAAAGAGGAGCCAGCCCAAAATGCTGCGTCCGGACAAGTGGCACAAAGCACCccagaaaaagaggaagagaagccAGAAGCAAATGCAGAGCCAAAGGTGGAAGCAAAGCCAGAAGCAAATGAAGAGTCAAAGGTAGAAGTAGTTACTGTTGTAAAGGTAGTAGAAGAAAATGCAGACGGAAAGGTAGAAACAATGGTAGAAGTCAAGTCAGAGGTGGAGGCAGACCCTGAGGCGATAAAGGAAGCTGAGaagcaagcagcagcagtggcggaggcagcagctgcagcggGAGTGGTCgtgaaagaagaggagaagaaggaggaaacagAAAAGGTGGTAGAAGCAGTGGAGAAGCTGCCTGCAGCTGTGGAGGAAGAAGTggagaagaagacagaggaGGCCACCTCATAG